One region of Armigeres subalbatus isolate Guangzhou_Male chromosome 3, GZ_Asu_2, whole genome shotgun sequence genomic DNA includes:
- the LOC134219724 gene encoding serine/threonine-protein kinase pelle-like — translation MSTNHPQTRESPGTFTSNFKFIYDIPLMERKRLANLLDQDAKWVGLALRQMGYSADDVESIRRCCCQTGQSAADQLLVKWGNLNHTIVELFVVLCRESILPAMEVIKRFVEPKYHILMKKPVASDSCKVMNGPPATNGNPIQECTTDGNSESAQQKADFAQKVSPPAAPAIMVVDAPPVPAAAPVPFPGLLYPGIRRSPSDQIAAAVGGLPQFSGDELREATKNWHTSNELGKGGFGVVYKGYFKQTYVAIKKIKGITTESARTELRQSLNELKYLNACRHDNVVSLLGYSLDYGEPCLVYQYMPGGSLDVKLFPKSSAIPVLTIEDRIKVAKGTARGLQYLHTFAQKPVIHGDIKPGNILLGSNNEPKIGDFGLTRELAVSDSSMKVSRVYGTRPYIPPEFISQRQLSTKVDSYSYGLVLYEIFTGQRVYDDKRVPKHLKAVITSAMQSNADIRQLMDPVLWRSADVRTVPSCTMLLKTGLFCTADEPDRRKEMVEVYKSLVEFFGE, via the exons ATGTCAACTAATCATCCCCAAACCAGAGAAAGTCCGGGGACCTTCACTagcaatttcaaatttatttacgaTATTCCGCTGATGGAGAGGAAACGCTTGGCAAACCTTCTAGACCAGGATGCTAAATGGGTCGGATTGGCGCTGCGACAAATGGGCTACAGTGCAGACGATGTTGAG AGCATTAGACGGTGTTGCTGCCAAACGGGCCAATCCGCTGCCGATCAGCTGCTTGTAAAATGGGGCAATTTGAACCACACGATTGTGGAACTGTTTGTTGTCCTCTGCAG AGAAAGCATCTTACCTGCCATGGAGGTAATTAAACGGTTCGTAGAACCAAAGTATCACATCCTAATGAAGAAACCCGTAGCGAGCGATTCGTGCAAAGTGATGAACGGCCCTCCAGCGACGAACGGAAATCCAATTCAGGAATGCACGACCGATGGAAActcggagagtgcccaacagaAGGCCGATTTCGCACAAAAGGTGTCACCGCCTGCTGCTCCGGCCATTATGGTAGTTGACGCACCCCCAGTTCCTGCGGCAGCACCAGTGCCATTCCCCGGACTTCTTTACCCCGGCATCAGACGTTCCCCGTCGGATCAAATCGCGGCCGCAGTGGGCGGGCTGCCGCAGTTTAGCGGCGATGAACTGCGGGAAGCGACCAAGAATTGGCACACGAGCAACGAACTTGGCAAAGGGGGCTTCGGTGTAGTTTACAAAGGCTATTTTAAGCAAACTTATGTAGCGATCAAGAAAATCAAAGGCATCACTACGGAATCGGCGCGGACTGAACTGCGGCAGAGTCTGAACGAATTGAAGTACTTGAACGCATGTCGACACGACAATGTTGTCTCGCTATTAGGATACAGTTTGGATT ATGGTGAGCCTTGTCTAGTGTACCAATATATGCCCGGTGGATCGTTGGATGTGAAATTGTTCCCCAAAAGCAGCGCTATTCCGGTGTTGACGATCGAAGATCGCATCAAGGTAGCAAAAGGGACCGCCAG GGGTCTCCAATACCTCCACACCTTCGCGCAGAAACCGGTAATCCACGGAGACATCAAACCAGGCAATATTCTGCTAGGTAGCAATAATGAACCGAAAATCGGTGACTTTGGCCTAACACGAGAGCTGGCGGTTAGCGATTCCAGTATGAAGGTCTCCCGCGTGTACGGTACTCGCCCGTACATTCCACCGGAGTTCATCTCGCAGCGGCAGCTGAGCACCAAGGTGGACAGTTACAGCTACGGGTTGGTCCTGTACGAGATTTTCACCGGGCAGCGAGTGTACGACGATAAGCGAGTGCCGAAGCATCTGAAAGCCGTCATTACATCAGCGATGCAGTCCAACGCGGATATACGCCAGCTGATGGATCCAGTTCTGTGGCGATCGGCCGATGTCCGAACCGTACCCAGCTGTACAATGCTGTTGAAGACGGGGTTGTTTTGCACAGCAGATGAACCGGATAGGCGGAAAGAAATGGTGGAGGTGTATAAATCGTTAGTGGAGTTCTTTGGCGAATAA
- the LOC134219725 gene encoding uncharacterized protein LOC134219725, with protein MTNTMEELLKDLNYDFNYLLYEVRRAMRNLNFENRRTVEAWIHKLSTANQSLEEVRLRNDFLFYLGRNCEEGTLLPPFDQTPPPGYVLNSTHLMPSLGTEMTASASSRPIYETYSGPSTSAQQLQNAELLKRSPDGGSFLVSQPVPRCGAFCYIAVVSKQPK; from the exons ATGACCAATACAATGGAGGAGTTATTGAAGGATTTGAACTAtgatttcaactatttattgtaCGAAGTTCGTAGAGCAATGCGAAATCTCAATTTCGAAAATCGACGCACAGTAGAAGCTTGGATACATAAACTGTCTACAGCTAACCAATCTTTGGAGGAGGTCCGCCTGAGAAATGATTTTTTGTTCTATCTGGGAAGGAATTGCGAGGAAGGAACTCTTTTACCTCCGTTCGACCAAACACCACCTCCTGGATATGTTTTGAATTCTACTCATTTAATG CCAAGTTTAGGTACGGAAATGACGGCTTCCGCCAGTAGCAGACCTATATACGAGACCTACTCGGGACCCTCAACCTCGGCTCAGCAGTTACAAAATGCGGAACTACTCAAACGGTCACCGGACGGCGGTTCATTTTTGGTATCGCAACCAGTGCCCCGATGTGGGGCATTTTGCTACATTGCCGTTGTCAGTAAACAACCGAAATAG